In Chlorobiota bacterium, the sequence ACACCGGGTCCAACGTTTTGGCAAGCGCGCTGGCGATGGATAAGGCAATGGCCAAGCGGGTGATGGAGCATTACGACATCCCCACGCCACGCTGGTTCCAGGCCACCCGGGGCCAGTTAGATGCGGCGATGCTTCGGGACCGCGTTGAGCAGTACACCGATTTCCCCGTGGTTGTGAAGCCAAACGATGGCGGCTCGACGGTGGGTCTTTCCATCGTTGCCGATGCCGACGGGTTGGAGCCTGCGTTCCAGTTAGCGGGGCATTATTCAGCAACGGTGATGTTCGAGGAGTTCATCCCCGGGCGCGAGCTGACGGTGGCGATTTTGGGGGAGGAGGCGTTGCCGATTGTGGAGATTCGCCCCAAGAGCGGCATCTACGATTACGCGAACAAGTACACCGCCGGACGCACGGAATATTTCTGCCCAGCGGACCTGCCCCGCAGCTTGACCGAGGAGGTCCAGGAGCTTGCGCGGCGTGCCCACGCTGCGTTGGGTTGCAGCGGCTACAGCCGTGTGGATTTCCGATTGGATAACAACGGCCAGGCGTTCTGCTTGGAGGTGAACACGCTTCCGGGAATGACCGCCACCAGCCTTGTTCCCAAAGCGGCGGCGGCGGCAGGGATGAGCTACCAAGAACTGTGCGAGCGGATTATCCAGCTGTCGAAAAGGGAGGGGTGAAGAATCGAAGGGGCGCGGCATGGCGCGAAAGCCTTTATCGCTTTCCGGGCCTGCTGTTGTAGCCAGCATTCCGCCAAAGGGTGACGCGGCCCAGCCGGTCGTACGGGGGGAACAGGTGCATCCCCCCGCCAACGATGTCGGGAAGGCGATCATTGTTCAGGTCGCCAATGGCGATTGTTAGAAGATGGGTTGGCGCGGTGGCAATGCCGTGGCCGGTGAACTTCTGCTTGCCGTTGTTCTCCAGCCAGATCAGGCTTGCGCGGTGGGGGTCGCTCCAATCGTTGAACAGGCTGCTGGCCACCACGTCGGTGTCGCCGTCGCCATCAAGGTCCGTGGCTTCGGCGCGGTAGGCTCCGTAGTATCGAAGAAGATCGTGGGCAACGAACTTCAGTTTCCCCTTGTTCTCCAGCCATTGCACCCCGTGATACGGGCGGACCACAATTGTGGGAAGGTCCAGATTGTCGCCGTTGGAGTACAGGATGTCCAGATCGCCATCGCGATCCATATCCACCAGTTGAATGCCCGATGATCCGTAGCTGGGCGTTGGAGCTTTTGCGATGATCGTCTCTTTGAACCCTTTCTTCCCATTCAGGAACACCGCTACTTCCTCGTGCTCCTGGGCCGTCACCGCCACGATGTCCAGCCGGCCATCCCTGTTCAAATCGGCCAGCGGAACGTTAATGGCCCCGGCCTTTCTTGTGAGGGAATGGTACCGGAATTCCCCAGGTTTCGTTTGCTCAAGCCAGCCAATGCCGCCGCGGTTCAGATATCCAAAATCGGCAACCGAGAAATCGGTGTCGCCGTCGCCGTCAAGGTCCCCCGGCTGCACGTCGGCAATCCGGCCAACGGAGTCAAGAATTACCTTCCCTTTGAAGTTCATCGCGCCGTCGTTGATCAGCAATCCAACCGTGCCAACCGGGGCATCCGTTGGCGACATACTGCCGATGCAGCCAACGGCGATGTCCAACGCGCCATCGCCGTTAAAATCGAACACCGTGGCGTGGCCCGGGTGCGGCAGCTGGGCAATGGTGTCCTCGCGCCAGGCCGTTCCAACGCGGTGAATCCATGAAAGCAGCTCGCCACCGGCA encodes:
- a CDS encoding D-alanine--D-alanine ligase — protein: MNIAVLLGGTSPERHVSMASGKGVAEALIAAGHTVRLYDIARGADALTSFSNLHLPTELAPDDAELASFNNNAIITAVQSLPQDIDVAFLALHGAPGEDGTVQGLLELRGIPYTGSNVLASALAMDKAMAKRVMEHYDIPTPRWFQATRGQLDAAMLRDRVEQYTDFPVVVKPNDGGSTVGLSIVADADGLEPAFQLAGHYSATVMFEEFIPGRELTVAILGEEALPIVEIRPKSGIYDYANKYTAGRTEYFCPADLPRSLTEEVQELARRAHAALGCSGYSRVDFRLDNNGQAFCLEVNTLPGMTATSLVPKAAAAAGMSYQELCERIIQLSKREG
- a CDS encoding VCBS repeat-containing protein — encoded protein: MPILPPAAYPVRSVIAAGALLAVILLAAVGMPAPATQTEPAAATPRTPCNACHEEATATRVGDDPKNYLNAKAALSKQAWAKNIHLSLRCGGCHLVPEPELLERESWSEAMQHMMTVLRDRKMANYSDSVWLEVLHYYYTFSPQHQPQLAPDPKASPIAFSAQPMGQAIDTSSRPAIGHVQVVDLDRNGQNDVLVCDAGGELLSWIHRVGTAWREDTIAQLPHPGHATVFDFNGDGALDIAVGCIGSMSPTDAPVGTVGLLINDGAMNFKGKVILDSVGRIADVQPGDLDGDGDTDFSVADFGYLNRGGIGWLEQTKPGEFRYHSLTRKAGAINVPLADLNRDGRLDIVAVTAQEHEEVAVFLNGKKGFKETIIAKAPTPSYGSSGIQLVDMDRDGDLDILYSNGDNLDLPTIVVRPYHGVQWLENKGKLKFVAHDLLRYYGAYRAEATDLDGDGDTDVVASSLFNDWSDPHRASLIWLENNGKQKFTGHGIATAPTHLLTIAIGDLNNDRLPDIVGGGMHLFPPYDRLGRVTLWRNAGYNSRPGKR